From a region of the Coprococcus comes ATCC 27758 genome:
- a CDS encoding V0D/AC39 family V-type ATPase subunit: MGNLLAYSGIVTKVRAMQAKLLTDEDFQNIAAFHTVTEVAAYLKEHPGYRNVLADMDENRLHRGEIEKLLVQSLYSDYTRLYRFSGMDQKKFLELYLKRYEMNLINYCLRIVFNHYQKPFDLDHKKIFFDKYSDLSIDKLITSGNIGELVENLKGTEYYAPLKRLENAENPTLFDYDLALNLYYFTTMWKKRKKILKHKELEIFTRDAGAKIDLLNLQWIYRAKKYYNMLPPDISTLLIPIHYRIHVDQLKDLVEAPSVDEFLKLVTRTPYLRHTDTQTPASIETIYKDCLYRLYLADRRSNPYSIATVNTYLFLKEEELDKLTTVLECVRYGLPARETLTYIGGTAK; this comes from the coding sequence ATGGGAAATTTACTTGCATACAGTGGCATCGTAACAAAAGTACGCGCCATGCAGGCGAAACTGCTCACTGATGAAGATTTCCAGAATATCGCCGCATTTCATACAGTAACCGAAGTTGCTGCTTATCTCAAAGAACATCCCGGATATCGGAATGTCCTTGCAGATATGGACGAAAACCGTCTTCACCGCGGTGAGATTGAGAAGCTTCTTGTGCAGTCACTTTACAGTGATTATACACGCCTGTACCGTTTTTCCGGAATGGATCAGAAAAAATTCCTGGAGCTTTATCTGAAGCGCTACGAGATGAATCTGATCAACTATTGTCTGCGTATTGTATTCAACCACTATCAGAAGCCTTTTGATCTGGATCATAAGAAAATATTCTTCGACAAATATTCGGATCTCTCCATCGATAAACTGATCACTTCGGGGAATATCGGTGAGCTGGTGGAAAATTTAAAGGGCACAGAATACTATGCGCCGTTAAAACGTCTGGAAAATGCGGAGAACCCTACCCTTTTTGATTACGATCTGGCACTGAATCTGTACTATTTTACAACCATGTGGAAGAAACGCAAAAAGATTCTGAAGCATAAGGAACTGGAAATTTTCACCAGAGATGCCGGAGCAAAGATCGACCTGCTGAACCTGCAGTGGATCTACCGTGCAAAAAAATATTACAACATGCTTCCGCCGGATATTTCCACACTGCTGATCCCGATACACTACCGGATTCATGTAGATCAGCTGAAGGATCTTGTAGAAGCACCGTCTGTCGATGAATTTTTAAAGCTGGTTACCAGAACGCCTTATCTGCGTCACACCGATACTCAGACACCAGCGTCCATCGAGACGATTTACAAAGACTGCCTGTACCGTCTCTACCTGGCAGACAGAAGAAGTAACCCTTATTCCATCGCAACCGTGAATACCTATCTTTTTCTGAAAGAGGAGGAGCTTGATAAGCTTACAACTGTGCTCGAATGTGTTCGCTACGGACTTCCTGCACGTGAGACATTAACTTATATAGGAGGAACAGCGAAATGA
- the trmB gene encoding tRNA (guanosine(46)-N7)-methyltransferase TrmB encodes MRLRNVPGADAYLTAHPLVIKNETRYRGTWKETFQNPENPIHIEIGMGKGQFLLTLAKENPSINYIGIERYSSVLLRALERFDNDEEYKDVNNIRFICMDATNLPEVFAVGEIDKIYLNFSDPWPKARHAKRRLTSKQFFERYDKILAFDGVVEFKTDNRELFDFSLEQVELAGWVLLAKTYDLHNDPTLSRGNVMTEYEEKFSGQGHPIHKLIAMRQ; translated from the coding sequence ATGAGGTTAAGAAATGTACCGGGAGCAGATGCTTATCTGACAGCTCATCCCCTTGTAATTAAAAATGAGACCAGATATCGCGGCACCTGGAAAGAGACTTTTCAGAATCCGGAGAATCCGATCCATATTGAGATCGGGATGGGAAAAGGACAGTTTCTTCTGACACTTGCAAAGGAGAATCCATCCATCAACTATATCGGTATCGAACGTTATTCAAGCGTACTGCTTCGGGCGCTGGAACGCTTTGACAATGACGAGGAATACAAGGATGTCAACAATATTCGTTTTATCTGTATGGATGCGACAAATCTGCCGGAGGTTTTTGCTGTCGGAGAGATTGACAAGATTTATCTGAATTTTTCAGATCCGTGGCCGAAAGCACGTCATGCAAAGCGCAGACTTACTTCCAAGCAGTTTTTTGAGCGGTATGACAAGATCCTTGCCTTTGACGGAGTCGTTGAATTTAAGACAGACAACAGAGAGCTGTTTGACTTTTCACTGGAGCAGGTGGAGTTGGCAGGCTGGGTACTTCTGGCGAAGACCTATGATCTTCACAATGATCCGACACTCAGCAGAGGGAATGTTATGACTGAGTACGAGGAGAAATTTTCCGGGCAGGGACATCCGATCCATAAACTGATCGCAATGCGCCAGTAA
- a CDS encoding thioredoxin family protein, with product MGIALITKDYENTVGKQRMPVIVEFYASWCPKCGMMYPVVERIASRYQGKWIFYKIDIDISKEIAEYIGIEIVPTFVVYRDGKICGYTTGVLPEETLEERIREMLRK from the coding sequence ATGGGTATCGCATTGATCACGAAGGATTATGAAAATACAGTCGGAAAGCAGAGGATGCCGGTAATTGTGGAGTTTTACGCATCATGGTGTCCAAAGTGCGGAATGATGTATCCTGTTGTGGAAAGGATTGCCAGCCGGTATCAGGGAAAATGGATTTTTTATAAGATTGATATTGATATATCGAAAGAGATTGCAGAGTATATAGGCATTGAGATCGTACCGACGTTTGTGGTGTACAGAGATGGAAAAATCTGTGGATATACAACCGGAGTTCTTCCAGAAGAAACTCTGGAAGAACGAATCCGGGAAATGTTAAGAAAATAA
- the glgB gene encoding 1,4-alpha-glucan branching protein GlgB — protein MAVKKTTAQQTNTTRKTAVKKSTVKKPAAAKTAAKKSTAKKSVKTVTKDKPADYRIGELDQYLFGQGTHYEIYKKMGAHFVKDGKKTGVYFAVWAPHARSVAVVGEFNGWSEDANVMKRQEPLGIYTAFVPEAQLGQLYKYCIETQTGDKLYKADPFANSAELRPGTASRIADISHLKWSDSVWMKHRAEWDFHSSPISIYEAHIGSWMRHPGREDDGFYSYREFAHAATDYIKKMGYTHIELMGISEYPFDGSWGYQVTGYYAPTSRYGTPEDFAYMINYFHKNKIGVILDWVPAHFPRDAHGLADFDGTATFEYADPKKGEHPDWGTKIFDYGKSEVKNFLIANALFWIEHYHIDGLRVDAVASMLYLDYGKEDGQWIANKYGSNENLEAIEFFKHLNSVTTGRNPGALMIAEESTAWPKVTGKPEDDGLGFSLKWNMGWMHDFTEYMKLDPYFRKGDHYGMTFALTYAYSENYILVLSHDEVVHLKCSMLNKMPGLGFEKFANLKVGYAFMMGHPGKKLLFMGQDFGQLREWSEARELDWYLLAEPEHQALQNFYRDLLHLYTHNKAMYEQDTCMEGFEWVNADDSSRSIYSFIRHSKGAKKNLLFVCNFTPIERPEYRVGVPRGKQYRLVLNSDELQYGGSGKARPAVYKAKKQECDGRPYSFGYDLPPYGVAVFEF, from the coding sequence ATGGCAGTAAAAAAAACAACAGCACAACAGACCAACACGACCCGCAAGACGGCCGTAAAAAAATCTACTGTAAAAAAACCGGCAGCTGCTAAAACTGCTGCTAAAAAGTCTACAGCTAAAAAGTCTGTAAAAACTGTAACAAAAGATAAACCCGCTGATTATAGAATCGGCGAATTAGATCAATATTTATTCGGACAGGGAACCCATTATGAAATCTATAAAAAAATGGGTGCACATTTTGTAAAAGATGGAAAAAAAACCGGCGTATATTTCGCAGTATGGGCTCCACACGCCAGATCAGTTGCCGTAGTCGGTGAATTCAACGGCTGGAGTGAAGATGCAAACGTTATGAAGCGTCAGGAACCACTTGGAATCTATACCGCATTTGTTCCGGAAGCACAGCTCGGACAGCTTTACAAGTACTGTATCGAGACACAGACCGGAGATAAGCTTTACAAAGCTGATCCATTTGCGAACAGTGCAGAGTTGAGACCGGGAACTGCCTCAAGGATTGCTGATATCTCCCATTTAAAATGGAGTGACAGTGTCTGGATGAAGCACCGGGCAGAATGGGATTTCCATTCCTCACCGATTTCCATTTATGAAGCACATATCGGTTCCTGGATGCGCCATCCGGGACGTGAAGATGATGGGTTCTACAGCTACCGTGAATTTGCGCATGCAGCTACAGACTACATAAAAAAGATGGGGTATACTCATATCGAACTGATGGGAATTTCAGAATACCCATTTGACGGCTCCTGGGGATATCAGGTGACCGGATATTATGCTCCGACCTCCCGTTATGGTACGCCGGAAGATTTCGCATATATGATCAATTACTTCCATAAGAATAAGATTGGCGTAATCCTTGACTGGGTACCGGCACATTTTCCACGCGATGCACACGGACTCGCTGACTTTGACGGCACAGCTACCTTTGAATATGCAGATCCTAAGAAGGGGGAACATCCGGACTGGGGAACCAAGATCTTCGATTATGGTAAATCAGAAGTTAAGAACTTCCTGATCGCCAACGCACTGTTCTGGATCGAACATTATCACATCGATGGTCTCCGCGTAGATGCTGTTGCTTCCATGCTGTATCTTGATTACGGTAAAGAAGACGGTCAGTGGATCGCCAACAAATACGGCAGCAATGAGAATCTGGAAGCAATCGAATTTTTCAAGCATCTGAATTCCGTTACTACCGGACGTAACCCTGGCGCACTGATGATCGCAGAAGAATCCACTGCATGGCCAAAAGTAACAGGAAAACCGGAAGATGATGGTCTTGGATTCAGCCTGAAGTGGAACATGGGATGGATGCATGACTTTACCGAATACATGAAGCTGGATCCATATTTCCGCAAAGGCGACCACTACGGTATGACATTTGCCTTAACCTATGCATACAGCGAGAATTATATTCTTGTATTATCACATGATGAAGTGGTACATCTAAAATGCTCTATGCTCAATAAGATGCCTGGTCTTGGATTTGAGAAATTCGCCAACCTGAAGGTCGGTTATGCTTTCATGATGGGACATCCTGGAAAGAAACTTCTCTTCATGGGACAGGATTTCGGACAGCTCCGCGAGTGGAGCGAGGCGCGTGAGCTTGACTGGTATCTCCTTGCAGAGCCGGAGCATCAGGCACTCCAGAATTTCTACCGTGACCTGCTGCATCTTTACACACACAACAAAGCCATGTATGAACAGGATACCTGCATGGAAGGCTTTGAATGGGTCAATGCAGATGACAGCTCACGAAGTATTTACAGCTTCATCCGTCATTCAAAGGGCGCAAAAAAGAACCTTTTATTCGTATGTAACTTCACACCGATCGAACGACCGGAGTACCGTGTCGGTGTACCGCGCGGCAAACAGTACCGCCTGGTACTGAACAGTGATGAATTGCAGTATGGCGGAAGCGGAAAAGCCCGCCCGGCAGTATATAAAGCAAAGAAACAGGAATGTGATGGAAGACCATATTCATTTGGTTACGATCTTCCGCCATACGGTGTTGCTGTATTCGAATTTTAA
- a CDS encoding tetratricopeptide repeat protein, protein MDKYEYRAKTEQMLAYAEQKSYQKAMSIADTIDWRKVKNTAMLSTVSEIYENAGELGKARDTLFIAYDKAPSSRKVVYRLGIISLKLGHFDEAADCYEEFVKLAPKDPNQYILRYKILKAQKAPVKEQIEALEDFKHSEYVEKWAYELARLYAEAGMTSECLDECDDLILWFSEGTYVYQAMELKMKYKPLTPLQQEKYDHRNDGIGRKDSSKRKPSFRKSKERPAPNPRIADKVRKDVHVTDSIDLPDLPEPMARTHASEPEAESQPKTRIRSTSDISTTISGASLSDALKAGVAVASGAVAPESASDDSQMTGKMKIEEILANWEATQRENAKILEKSQEEAEKEKALREKKKEEEEEVLGATKPILSDDIRKLMEQLENGEEPEITDEDAEDFVDDEEDEATESPEDSSKEASDTDEEDPEENDFEEIVDSEEDDESDAVYDEEAEYEDEDDSEYDDDEEYEDEDDSEYDDDEEYEDKDDSEYDDDEEYEDEDDSEYDDDEEYEDEDDSEYDDDEEYEDEDDSEYDDEEEYEDEDDSEYDDDEEYEDEDDSEYDDDEEYEDEDDSEYGDDEEYEDEDDSEYDDDEEYEDEDDSEYDDDEEYEDEDDSEYDDEEEYEDEDEDDYQIDDELDEDHKEDFDFEKESALDIDDHDSDEDDGDFADLDSFEDEEELDSSDDYLDLEFDEKPAPEPEKETSKSAQTPDIDEVLEIEEPSEDEITERMGKFDTGFVVQGRYDLSATSEIGLKLGLTEEQKQLFSYFVPIRGVSEQLVEILDNDKRCRNRYGTSRTGNILILGRKGSGKTVLAVDIVKAIQKQRRLKQGKVAIVTGDSLNKKDIGSIIDKLNGGALIIEKASKMNDRTIRELNDMMDEQTGELLFLLEDQKKPLERMFASHREFKRKFTSRLELPVFINDELVTFGQTYAKENGYRIDEMGILALYSRIDMMQREDHAVTVAEVKEIMDEAISHSQKANVKHLVKRVFGRSTDNSDHIILKEEDFKA, encoded by the coding sequence TTGGATAAATATGAATATCGCGCAAAGACAGAGCAGATGCTTGCGTATGCCGAACAGAAGTCTTACCAGAAAGCGATGTCGATTGCAGATACGATCGACTGGCGTAAAGTAAAAAATACCGCCATGCTCTCTACCGTAAGCGAAATCTATGAAAATGCGGGGGAACTTGGTAAAGCACGTGATACCTTATTTATTGCGTATGATAAAGCACCTTCCAGCAGAAAGGTTGTATACCGCCTGGGAATTATTTCTCTGAAGCTGGGACATTTCGATGAAGCAGCTGATTGCTACGAAGAATTTGTCAAGCTTGCTCCGAAAGATCCAAACCAGTACATTCTCCGGTATAAGATCTTAAAAGCACAGAAAGCGCCAGTCAAAGAACAGATTGAAGCTCTTGAAGATTTCAAGCATTCTGAATACGTTGAAAAATGGGCATATGAACTTGCCAGATTATACGCTGAAGCTGGTATGACTTCCGAATGTCTTGATGAATGTGATGATCTGATTCTCTGGTTCAGCGAAGGTACTTATGTATACCAGGCAATGGAACTTAAAATGAAATACAAACCGCTGACTCCACTTCAGCAGGAAAAATACGATCATCGAAATGATGGTATCGGCCGTAAGGATTCTTCCAAGAGAAAACCTTCCTTCCGAAAATCCAAAGAACGTCCGGCACCGAATCCACGAATTGCAGACAAGGTCCGCAAAGATGTACATGTCACAGACAGTATTGATCTTCCGGATCTTCCAGAGCCAATGGCCCGGACACATGCTTCCGAACCAGAAGCTGAGTCACAGCCAAAAACCCGGATTCGAAGCACTTCCGATATTTCCACAACTATTTCCGGTGCTTCCCTTTCAGATGCTCTGAAAGCCGGTGTTGCCGTTGCAAGTGGTGCAGTTGCTCCTGAATCTGCTTCAGACGATTCACAGATGACCGGTAAGATGAAGATTGAAGAAATTCTTGCCAACTGGGAAGCAACTCAGCGTGAAAATGCAAAGATTCTTGAAAAGAGCCAGGAGGAAGCTGAGAAAGAAAAAGCCCTGCGCGAAAAGAAGAAAGAAGAAGAAGAGGAAGTTCTTGGAGCTACAAAACCAATCCTTTCTGATGATATCCGCAAACTGATGGAACAGCTTGAAAATGGTGAAGAGCCTGAAATCACCGATGAAGATGCTGAAGATTTCGTTGATGATGAAGAGGATGAAGCGACTGAAAGCCCGGAAGATTCATCCAAAGAAGCTTCAGACACTGACGAGGAAGATCCGGAAGAAAATGATTTTGAAGAAATCGTTGACTCCGAAGAAGATGATGAATCGGATGCGGTTTACGATGAAGAAGCTGAATACGAGGATGAAGACGATTCCGAGTATGACGACGACGAGGAATACGAGGATGAAGATGATTCCGAGTATGACGACGACGAGGAATACGAAGATAAAGATGATTCCGAGTATGACGACGACGAGGAATACGAAGATGAAGATGATTCCGAGTATGATGACGACGAGGAATACGAGGATGAAGATGATTCCGAGTATGACGATGACGAGGAATACGAGGATGAAGATGATTCCGAGTATGATGACGAGGAAGAATACGAAGATGAGGATGATTCCGAGTATGACGACGACGAAGAATACGAGGATGAAGACGATTCCGAGTATGACGACGACGAGGAATACGAAGATGAAGACGATTCCGAGTATGGCGACGACGAGGAATACGAAGATGAAGATGATTCCGAGTATGACGACGACGAGGAATACGAGGATGAAGATGATTCCGAGTATGACGATGACGAGGAATACGAGGATGAAGATGATTCCGAGTATGACGATGAGGAAGAATACGAGGATGAAGACGAAGATGACTACCAGATCGATGATGAATTAGATGAAGATCATAAAGAGGATTTTGATTTTGAAAAAGAATCTGCTCTCGATATCGATGATCATGATTCTGACGAAGATGATGGTGATTTTGCAGACCTTGATTCCTTTGAAGATGAAGAAGAATTAGATAGCAGTGATGATTATCTTGATCTTGAATTTGACGAGAAACCGGCTCCTGAGCCAGAGAAAGAAACCTCAAAATCAGCGCAAACTCCTGATATTGACGAAGTTCTTGAAATCGAAGAACCGTCAGAAGATGAAATCACCGAACGCATGGGTAAATTCGATACCGGATTCGTTGTACAGGGTCGTTACGATCTGAGTGCAACAAGTGAGATTGGACTGAAGCTTGGACTTACTGAAGAGCAGAAACAGCTGTTCTCTTACTTTGTACCGATCCGTGGTGTCAGTGAACAGCTTGTTGAAATCCTTGATAACGACAAACGTTGCCGTAACCGTTATGGAACTTCCCGCACAGGCAACATCCTGATCCTTGGCCGCAAGGGAAGCGGAAAAACAGTCCTCGCAGTTGATATTGTAAAAGCAATCCAGAAACAGCGCAGACTCAAACAGGGTAAAGTTGCAATCGTAACCGGTGATTCTCTGAACAAAAAGGACATCGGAAGTATCATCGATAAGCTGAACGGTGGCGCACTGATCATCGAAAAAGCTTCCAAGATGAATGACAGAACCATCCGTGAACTGAATGACATGATGGATGAACAGACCGGCGAACTTCTCTTCCTTCTGGAAGACCAGAAGAAACCGCTGGAAAGAATGTTTGCATCCCATCGCGAATTCAAACGTAAATTTACTTCCAGACTGGAGCTTCCGGTATTCATCAATGATGAACTGGTTACATTCGGTCAGACCTATGCTAAGGAAAACGGATACCGTATCGATGAAATGGGAATCCTTGCATTATACAGCCGGATTGATATGATGCAGAGAGAAGATCATGCGGTTACTGTTGCAGAAGTAAAAGAGATCATGGATGAAGCAATTTCACATTCCCAGAAAGCAAATGTAAAACATCTTGTGAAACGGGTATTTGGAAGAAGCACTGATAATTCAGACCACATCATCCTGAAAGAAGAAGATTTTAAAGCATAA
- a CDS encoding amidophosphoribosyltransferase produces MGGFFGVASKEACNLDLFYGTDYHSHLGTRRGGMATYGSDGWKRAIHNIENSPFRTKFEKDVDTMKGNIGIGCISDYDPQPILIQSHLGCFGITTVGKINNADQLIRNLYENGHTHFQSMTNGQINSTELVAALICKKDSFVEGIRYVQSVVEGSMTLLLLTENGIYAARDLLGRTPVVIGKKENAYCVSFESFAYINLGYTDYKELGPGEIVYVTPESVETVSPACEKMRICSFLWVYYGYPTSSYEGVGVEEMRYNCGKLLAQRDDHSIDVDIVAGVPDSGIAHAIGYANESGIPYARPFIKYTPTWPRSFMPTTQSQRNLIARMKLIPVHSLIEDRSLLLIDDSIVRGTQLRETTEFLYQSGAKEVHVRPACPPLLYGCKYLNFSRSKSDLDLITRRIIREWEGDNDVNVLSEYADPNSDRYAAMLEEIRKRQNFTSLRYHRLDDLIKSIGIDACQVCTYCFNGVE; encoded by the coding sequence ATGGGAGGATTTTTTGGCGTTGCATCAAAAGAAGCATGTAATCTGGATCTTTTTTATGGAACAGATTATCATTCGCATCTTGGAACCCGCCGCGGAGGTATGGCTACTTACGGAAGTGATGGCTGGAAGAGAGCAATTCATAATATTGAAAATTCGCCGTTCCGTACAAAATTTGAAAAAGATGTTGATACAATGAAGGGAAATATTGGAATTGGATGTATTTCAGATTATGATCCACAGCCAATTCTGATCCAGTCGCATCTGGGGTGCTTTGGAATTACGACAGTAGGTAAGATCAATAATGCGGATCAGCTGATCCGGAATCTTTATGAAAATGGACATACACATTTTCAGTCTATGACCAATGGACAGATCAATTCTACAGAGCTGGTTGCGGCATTGATCTGTAAAAAGGATTCGTTTGTTGAGGGAATCCGTTATGTGCAGTCAGTAGTTGAAGGCTCGATGACGCTTCTGCTTCTGACAGAGAATGGAATTTATGCAGCCAGAGACCTTCTCGGACGTACACCGGTTGTGATCGGAAAGAAAGAAAATGCATACTGCGTTTCCTTTGAAAGCTTTGCATATATCAACCTTGGATACACAGATTACAAAGAGCTGGGACCTGGGGAAATCGTCTACGTGACACCGGAATCTGTGGAGACTGTAAGTCCTGCATGTGAAAAGATGAGAATCTGTTCGTTCCTGTGGGTATACTATGGATATCCTACTTCTTCTTATGAAGGGGTTGGTGTAGAAGAAATGCGTTACAACTGTGGAAAGCTTTTAGCACAGAGAGATGACCATTCGATCGACGTGGATATTGTTGCAGGAGTTCCGGATTCGGGTATCGCTCATGCGATAGGCTATGCAAATGAATCAGGTATTCCGTATGCAAGACCATTTATCAAATATACTCCGACCTGGCCAAGATCCTTCATGCCGACAACACAGAGTCAGCGTAATCTGATCGCCAGAATGAAACTGATCCCGGTACATAGTCTGATCGAAGACAGGAGCCTGCTGCTGATCGATGATTCTATCGTGCGTGGCACACAGCTCCGTGAGACGACAGAGTTCCTGTATCAGAGTGGCGCAAAAGAAGTGCATGTCCGCCCGGCATGTCCACCGCTTTTGTACGGATGCAAATATTTGAACTTCTCCCGTTCCAAATCAGATCTGGATTTGATCACAAGAAGGATCATCCGTGAGTGGGAAGGCGACAATGATGTCAATGTACTGAGTGAATATGCGGATCCGAACAGTGACCGGTATGCAGCAATGCTGGAGGAAATCCGCAAGAGACAGAATTTCACTTCACTTCGTTATCACAGACTGGATGATCTGATCAAATCAATCGGGATTGATGCATGCCAGGTATGTACCTACTGCTTTAACGGTGTGGAATAA
- a CDS encoding beta-propeller domain-containing protein, with product MTDHEKEILDKIKQSTEKTPVPESLAPDQIMKMLEEHNSTQASEHIPKKHGFSRGHRMRGGLIAAALVLVVGIGAHIRQQNLSSDSATSSTKGSSSIGTSSGKLASSDTLETATDYDEVYTYLQSYQDELDSSSVTGSTDSGIVMYSTETADSGARTDSSSSSSDSATASARAVDTSFSDTNVRTEGVGEADIVKTDGSYLYTLKANSQEISIVDIRSDQMKVVSVISLNENFQASEFYLSDQKLFVLGNMQNTQVDSDSKTLYRGSCTRIQTYDLADINNPKSIGTVEQSGYYRTSRFKDGYLYVFSDYYIYDTITKKDYPSYVPLVGDNLLKQSDIYLPTNHAADQYLVVSSVSASSPDKAADQKAVMSENGEVYVSENNIYIYEYANSSILADNLAAKNQTILRKLSYNKGKLSGSAQGKVKGYLNDSFSIDEYDNTLRLVTTVTHNVGNSSQSNSVYVLDADLKTIGKIEDLAKNEQVYSARFLGDTGYFVTYEQTDPLFSVDFSDPENPKILGKLKIPGFSEYLHFYSDNLLLGIGMDTDENGITNGVKISMFDISDPSDVKEVSKYTLDQYYYSDVFSDYRAALVDPEKNLIGFPLSGSANQYVILSYDKDQGFQVQMQEEVNGNSYLGTRGVYANEKFYVINGNAIEAYRMGDYVKIDDLLL from the coding sequence ATGACAGATCACGAAAAAGAAATACTGGATAAAATAAAACAATCTACGGAAAAAACTCCTGTTCCGGAAAGCCTTGCACCGGATCAGATTATGAAAATGCTGGAAGAGCATAACAGCACTCAGGCTTCCGAACATATCCCGAAAAAGCATGGATTTTCCCGCGGCCACCGGATGCGCGGAGGACTTATCGCTGCCGCACTGGTACTGGTTGTCGGCATTGGCGCCCACATCCGCCAGCAGAATCTTTCTTCAGACTCAGCCACTTCTTCCACAAAAGGCAGTTCTTCAATCGGTACATCCTCCGGTAAGCTTGCCTCTTCCGATACTTTAGAGACTGCAACCGATTATGATGAAGTCTACACATACCTGCAATCTTATCAGGATGAGTTGGATTCTTCATCTGTTACCGGTTCAACCGACAGCGGAATTGTCATGTATTCAACTGAAACAGCCGACAGTGGTGCACGCACCGATAGTTCCAGTTCCTCTTCGGATTCGGCAACAGCCTCTGCACGTGCTGTGGATACTTCATTTTCCGATACCAACGTCCGCACAGAGGGTGTCGGTGAAGCAGACATTGTAAAAACGGATGGAAGTTATCTTTATACATTGAAAGCAAACTCACAGGAAATTTCCATTGTAGATATCCGGTCTGATCAGATGAAGGTTGTTTCCGTTATTTCGCTGAATGAGAATTTTCAGGCATCCGAATTTTACCTGAGTGACCAGAAGCTTTTTGTCCTTGGCAACATGCAGAACACGCAGGTTGATTCTGACAGTAAAACCTTGTACCGCGGCAGCTGTACCCGTATCCAGACTTATGATCTGGCAGATATCAACAATCCGAAATCCATCGGAACCGTGGAGCAGAGTGGTTACTACCGCACTTCACGTTTTAAAGACGGATATCTGTATGTATTCAGCGACTATTATATTTACGATACGATCACCAAAAAAGATTATCCTTCCTATGTTCCGCTTGTTGGTGACAATCTTCTGAAGCAGTCGGATATCTATCTCCCGACGAACCATGCAGCAGACCAGTACCTTGTTGTCAGCTCCGTTTCCGCTTCCAGTCCGGATAAGGCAGCAGACCAGAAAGCAGTCATGTCTGAGAATGGCGAAGTCTATGTGAGTGAGAACAACATTTATATTTACGAGTATGCGAACAGCAGTATCCTCGCAGATAATCTTGCGGCAAAGAATCAGACGATCCTCCGCAAGCTGTCTTACAATAAAGGAAAACTTTCCGGCTCTGCCCAGGGCAAAGTAAAAGGATATCTGAACGATTCCTTCAGCATTGATGAGTATGACAATACGTTGCGGCTGGTGACAACGGTTACGCATAATGTCGGAAACTCTTCACAGTCCAATTCAGTCTATGTGCTGGATGCAGATTTGAAAACAATCGGTAAGATCGAGGATCTTGCCAAAAATGAACAGGTCTATTCCGCAAGATTTTTGGGCGATACCGGTTACTTTGTAACTTATGAACAGACAGATCCTTTATTCTCCGTAGACTTTTCCGATCCGGAGAATCCGAAGATCCTTGGCAAGCTGAAAATTCCCGGCTTTTCGGAATACCTGCATTTTTACAGTGATAACCTGCTTCTTGGCATCGGTATGGATACCGATGAAAATGGCATTACAAACGGGGTAAAGATCTCCATGTTTGATATCAGTGATCCTTCGGATGTGAAGGAAGTCAGCAAGTACACACTGGATCAGTACTATTACTCGGATGTTTTTTCTGACTACCGTGCAGCACTGGTTGATCCGGAAAAGAATCTGATCGGCTTTCCGCTTTCCGGATCTGCCAACCAGTATGTGATCCTTTCTTACGATAAAGATCAGGGCTTCCAGGTACAGATGCAGGAGGAAGTCAACGGTAATTCTTACCTTGGAACCCGCGGTGTGTATGCAAATGAAAAGTTCTATGTGATCAATGGAAATGCAATTGAAGCATACCGGATGGGAGACTATGTGAAGATAGATGATCTGCTGCTATAG